CCCCACGCGGCTGATGACTTGCGCCGGAGTCCGTTTGGCCGCCCACGTGGCCTTCTCCCATTCACGCATCTGGGCGACGCTGATGACAGGGACTGGCATCGCTTGATTGGACGCGAGGCTATCCGTTTCGTCACGCGGGCGAAAGCTGAAAATCAAGCCCTGGAGTAAAGCTGCGCGACGTATTTTCCGTATCCATTGTAAAGCAGAGTCTTTACGCGGTCACCCGTGTCAATAATCCGCTCGGTGGCCTGCGACCAGCGCGGATGGGGCACGTTCGGGTTCACGTTCGATTCGAACGGGTATTCCTCCGGTTGCAACGTCTCCCAGAAAGTTCTCGGTTGCTTCGTGATGAATTCGATCTTCACCACGGACTTGATGCTCTTGTACCCGTATTTCCACGGAACCACCATCCGGATGGGCGCGCCATGTTGTTTGGGCAGGGGTTTGCCATAAATGCCGGTGACCATCATCGTGAGCGGATTCATCGCCTCGTCAAGGCGCAGACCCTCGAAATACGGCCACGGATAATTCGGCGCCTCGGCCATTCCGGGAGACTGGTCCGGGCGGTTGAAGGTCTCGAACCGGACGAATTTCGCCTCCGGTTTCGGAACAACTTTTTCGATGAGTCTGGAAAACTGGAATCCGGTCCACGGCACGATCATTGCCCACGCCTCGACGCATCGCATTCTGTAAACGCGCTCTTCCAGTCCGAACATATCCACGAGTTCCGTCGCGTCGAGGGTCATGGGTTTTTCCACCAGTCCGCCGACCTGCACCGGCCACGGAGCAGTGACGAATTTGTCCACATAACGATACACGTCCTTGCCCAGACTGAACTCGTAAAAATTGTTGTAGTGACCCGCGACCTTTTCACTGGTCAACGCCCGGTTGGGATTGAACTCGCCGTTGCGCGGCGCGGGGAAGTTTTTCGAGGGAGTGATTGAAGCGGCGACGCCGTTGGTTCGGGCCGGGGATGCGGGGGCGGCCGAATCCGCCCGGGCCTGGCGGGACAGCGGAACTGCCAGCAATCCCGCGCCCGTGAGGCCGGCCCGTCGGAGGAAATCTCGACGATTCAAGAATGCCTTTTCCGGGGTCACGAGCCGTTCCGAAATGCGCCAATCCGGATGAACGATGATGCTGGCCATGTTGTTAAGATGCTTGAGACCGGAGTTTAATTCAGCAAAATTCTTGTCGTGAGAAGTTCCGCGTGCT
The sequence above is drawn from the Candidatus Angelobacter sp. genome and encodes:
- the msrP gene encoding protein-methionine-sulfoxide reductase catalytic subunit MsrP, whose product is MASIIVHPDWRISERLVTPEKAFLNRRDFLRRAGLTGAGLLAVPLSRQARADSAAPASPARTNGVAASITPSKNFPAPRNGEFNPNRALTSEKVAGHYNNFYEFSLGKDVYRYVDKFVTAPWPVQVGGLVEKPMTLDATELVDMFGLEERVYRMRCVEAWAMIVPWTGFQFSRLIEKVVPKPEAKFVRFETFNRPDQSPGMAEAPNYPWPYFEGLRLDEAMNPLTMMVTGIYGKPLPKQHGAPIRMVVPWKYGYKSIKSVVKIEFITKQPRTFWETLQPEEYPFESNVNPNVPHPRWSQATERIIDTGDRVKTLLYNGYGKYVAQLYSRA